The Vicugna pacos chromosome 32, VicPac4, whole genome shotgun sequence genomic sequence GTGAGGAAAGAATATTGGAACTGAAGGGACAATTAATGTTGAGTATTCCAGTGTAGTGTCACAAAACATTTGAACATTGGTACTATGGTATGGTTACAGAGGGAAAGGGCATTCACAGCAGGAGTGGCCAGCAAggagttttccatttctttatttagCAAACAGTTGTTAAATATCCCATATCAGGTGCATCCTTGGGTGGGGGGAAACACACATGGCCTTCTGGATTCTGGAACATGGTTTCTCAGAATATGGTCAGATTTCTCCTTGTATCTGAATCACCTGAGCACTtagtaaaaatgcagattcccagtgTCATTGAGAACTGAGACCGTCTAGCTGGGAGGAGCCAGGGCAGCTACTCTTCACTGATTCTTTGGGAGAGTCCCATGCAAGCACAGAGTAGTTAAGAGAACCATGCTTCTGGAGCAGAGGTTCCGAACTCAAGGAGAGTCTATGGGAGAGAGTCTGTATTCTCAATAATACACTAGAGGAGTTTAATGATGGGGATCCCGTGCCAAAACAGGCACTTCATgaccttttttttcctattttctcagcCCACAGAAGAAGAAGCATCTTCAAAGGAGGATTCTACCCCTTCTAAGCCAGTGGTGGGGATTATTTACCCTCCTCCAGAGGTGAGGAATATCGTTGACAAGACTGCCAGCTTTGTGGCCAGGTAACATAGCTACTCCTGCTTGTGTGGGTGGATTTTGTCCAAAGAGATCCTGAATCCATACAAGAGTATTACCTGGGATTTTAGAGTGGCATTGTCGAGTTAGGCCTGTTAATTTATGTAAAACCACAATGTGGTCTGAGGTAGACAGTGGGCAGAACTGGCGTCTGTGACATAGAATGGCAGTGGCAGAGTACAAGTCCCACTCAGCTCCAGAGTCACTGGCAACCTGTGCTTCCACAATGGGCCTGAATCAGTGCCTGGTAAGCTGCTTTGTCGTGGGTAATGCATGTCTGTGTCTGAGCTGCTGGCCTGAAGAAGACAAAAAAGGGAGTTGATCATTCTCATTGTACAAGGACAGCATTCCTTTgacccatctgcaaaatggaataaCGTGCCACCTCAGTTTTTGTGAGGCAGGAGTGAGGTAATGGGACTGAATGAAATTCAGGTACATCATGTAGGTATTAGTTCAGATGACATAAAAATCAGTTTGATTTCCTCTTGTCCCTCCCCAGCATACTTATACACACTTTTTCTAATGGACTCGTCTTGATGACCACTTGACTCCAAAGGTCAACACATCCCTTAGTTTAGGACATTTCAAGTATTCCTTTGGCAGCCAGCCGGCCACACCCAGCCTACAGATCTTTTGTTTGTTCTcagcaatgtatttttttttttaacttttgaattaGTTGCCACTGTTTAGAGATGAGATTGCACAGTAAAtctggatttctggcttctcttaacATACTGGACAGCTCCTTGCACAGAAGCAGTAGCTGGCCCTGAGCAGACTACTGCCCTCAGTCAGGATGCATGCTCTCCAGGGGACCTCACCTTTAGCCTAAGGCAGCATCCCCATCACAATACAACTTTTAATGGGTCCTTCCCTTCCCAACCTCCCTATGAAGTGAAGCATAGAAAGAGGTTACTCTGAGTGATTTCTTTCACTGTATCAGGTTCCATGCAGACTGATCTTGTCACATTTCGAAGGCTTTGATTAACTTCGATATTGGGATAAACGGCTCTGTGCTTCATTGAACATTATCAGGCCATGTCTGATtggcttgtattgtttgttttatgagggagaggtaattaggtttcttcattgatttccgcttggaggaggtactgggtattgaacctaggacctcttgggtgctgagcatgcgctctaccacttgagatatACCCTTCCCCCAGGCCATGTCAGATTTAGGGCAGCAGGTGTTGTGTTtatgataagtttgttttctcatagCAGCACTCATTCGTCTCTTCCCCTGATATtttgaaaacagaagaaataggGAAAGGATGTTAGAATAAGAATCACCACAATCTCACGACCAGAATAGTTTCTACCAGCTGTTTTCACtctttcctgtttccttctgGCTCTTGGCATCCTTTTTTAGGTCCTTGTAATACTAGCAGAGATACTTTCACATCCTGCTTTTTCCTTTTGTACTGTGTTGTAAGCATTTTCCTGTGTTGCTCCATGGTCTGTCGCTGCGTGGTCCTCTCTGAAGCGGATGCAGCATGTTGAGGTGACAGGCCTTCCTTGACTTGGCCGACTCCTCTGTATTTCCCTTTGAGAGTGTTTCCAACATTTCAGTTTGGCAAATGAAGCTGTGGGGAAGTCTGAgcattttctttcccttgtcGATTGTTTCCTTAGGAGAAAATTCTATGCGCCACATTActggctcaaagagtgtttttaaaGATTTCCTAAACATTTTGCCAAGTTACTTTCCCATAATTTTGTGCTAGCCACAGAAATAAAAGGCTGTCCAACTTTCCTTAATAGAAAATCTATATATTATATCCATATCCCTAGGTTTATTTTTGATGATTGCCTTTTAGGCATTTCTAAAATCTGTGGCCTTGCTTTTGTTTACATTGCAATGAAGGGACAGAGCAGCATGTCACTCTGGGCTAAAGCAAGCATACAGGACCCTCTGCTTTACTTTTGTTGGGTTCCCAGGTATCAGGTGGTGGAGCATACAGTAAAAATTACCGACCCAGTGTGGTtttccaaaagttttttttttttctcagtaggtTTAGTCTTCCTATCCCTGCATTTTCCTGCCAAGAAACTGAAGTGGAAATTACCCTTCAAAAGTCCCACCAGCTGGGTTGAGTCAGAATCATGTCTTTTTCTGATGAAATGTATTCCGTGTGTTAGAGAATATAAGTCTAAAATTCACATTAAGCTAACTTAAAGCAACGGAGTAGCTTGGAATGAACATGCCTGCCTTCTTGTCGTTTTGTCTTTCAGATTATTCCCAGATGTGGTGAGGTTATGGCTTAGGAGGCGATGGTAGAGGAGACAACCAGAGCCCCCTTTTCTAGCAGCCCTTTGTGTGGTGGGCTAGTTGCAGTATTTAAGTGTGCGTTCACCCTCCTCCTTGTGTGTGGTTTGCATTATTTAAGGAGGGGGAAGAATGCTTCTTCCTCAAGCATGAGGTTCCAGTTAGACTAATATGCTGTCACATTGAACCTCATGGTGTTTGTCACACTGCAGAGTGTGACCAGGACTTGCAGAGGAGCTGTGGTGGCTAAACTGGAGCACAGCATTACCTGCACCTCTCCTATCTCCTGCCCTCTCTTCAACTGACGGGGCCACAGTATGAAAATCTGAAAAGAGTGGAATGACTTGGCTGTTGCCAGCCTCTGGAGCCATCCCTTGGTGTATCTGGGGCACCTCTGAGTGCAGGGCTCTGGTGGGAGGAGTGATGGAAGCCCCACGGACATCTGATACCCAGATCGTCTCTAGTGTTTACAGGACAGCCCCTTCTAGCCTTCATAGGAGTAATGGCCCCTTGGTTTGCAGGCCACTGTGTGATTCAAAAAGACTTTGACATCTTCTTAACTAATTTGATCTCAGTTATTCAAAGTCTAGAGAGAAGGTGGTGTTAGCTTGATTTTACACATGGGAAAGCAAGTTTAAGAGAAGTTTGATAGCTTGGTAAGTTGGTACTGAACCCAAAACTAGAACGAGTCCGAATCTTGTGTCTTTAAGGTTAGTGCACTTCCTGACAGATACAGGTGTTGTGTACATGTGACACCTTGAAATATTACTGTTGGGACTCTAAAAATCAGGATTCCCTACACATGATGAGAGggacatttttcattattttgaggGTTTTAAGACACGCAAACTGGGGACATTGGCTGTATGTGGGAAATTGTCCCAGATACAGAGAGAGATGGGAGACTTCCTTGCTGATGTTACTGCTTCCCTGAATGTGCCTTACACAGCAGCATGGGTCTGGGTCCTTGGGGAGCAGTGTTTCCTGTGTGAGCCTCACCCAGTAGTAAATGAGGTGATTTTAGCCTGTACATAGACAAGGCATTAAATCACtttgtctacattttcttttttctttttttttttttttttcaatccttcTTGTTCCCCAAGGGACAGTTTCAGTTTGGTGCTAGGATATCTTTTAACATGTCTCTAGCACTCAGTCATCCTCCTTTTTAACTAAGAACTGGCTTCAGTGTCAGCAAACTTCAAGCTAAACTTTTAACAATATTACTTTGTTTTCACTGTATTGAATTGCATGACTGTTTTGTTAGTACAGCCATACTGATTTTTACTTGAAGTAGTAATATATGCCTTCCCTTTTAAGTACATTTTGtcgggggtggtaattaggtttacttatttatttatttttatacgaggtactggggattaaacccaggaccctgtgtatgctaagcatatgctgtactgcttgagctataccctccccacttaagtactttttttttaagtaaataaatttcaTTGAAAGGAAAAAGCAGTAGTCCAGATTGTCTTGAAAATAGCAAGACTGGCAGAGTAGCTGCTGGAGTGACGGAGGAGGCCTGGGTAGACCACAGGAGGCAGGTGACACTGGCCACTGACGCCAGGAGTCTCGAGGTGGACCTCTGCTGTGTTGAGGGACAGGCTGGTTTGAGTGATGGGTGGTGGCAAGAATGGGGATTGGGTGGGCCGTGTTCTGGTCTAAGCAGTTGCAAGGGTTGTAGTGTTAatgcttctcttttttctcctttctaggAACGGACCTGAATTTGAAGCTAGGATACGACAGAATGAAATCAACAATCCCAAGTTCAACTTCCTGAACCCCAACGACCCTTACCATGCCTACTACCGCCACAAGGTCAGCGAGTTCAAGGAGGGGAAGGCTCAGGAGCCCTCGGCCGCCATCCCCAAGGtcatgcagcagcagcagcaagccaCCCAGCAGCAGCTGCCCCAGAAGGTTGgagccagcccctcccctcactTCCCCAGGACTGAGAGTGGCCGGGACAGGGAGGGGGAGATAATGAACTCTGCTGTCTAAGCCTCACAACCACCCATGGAGAGACATGAGGTCTTTATCCCCACCTTACAGAGGGAGACATTGAAGCTCAGACAGCAAAGTATTGCTGACACTTGGCATTTGCTGAATGCTGCTTGTCAAGCTCTATGCTCAGTGCTTTAGGAGCCTTGTCTCATTGGTGCCTCATAGGAGCTGCGTGAGGAGGCCAGCAAAATGACCAtgtgacagatgaggaatctaagGCTCGAGAAGTGTGATTACCCACAGAGTCAGGACCCTGAAGTCCATGCTCTCAGCCTCTACTCTTTACCTTGACCGTGGTATGAGGGCAGTGCCACAGTGTGGCATGTGGACCTGTTCTTGTGCCATCTCTCCTGTCTCACCTTCCCAGGCCCCTCTGTCTGGCCTGCCCTAATACCTCCTTAGCACTAGGGACGATTAAGGCTGtccgtgaggacaggaagggCCCACACATTTTGCCTTCTGTGTAAACTTGGACTGGTCCCTTCTCTGCTTCACTCCTGAACCATGGTGGCAAAGGCTACCCCCGGTTTTATAGTGGGATATAAAGGTTGAAGTAGGTTCTGAGACCCTGTGTTACAATTTACTACTCTTGGGGCTTTAGgcaacctcagttttcttatgtataaaaataattcacaGTAGTTGTTCTGTCCACCTTGTGGTTCGTTTGGAGGCCAGATGAGGTAACGGATGTGGAAGTCTCCTGTCTGGTGGGGTCCTCTGCACACGTGTAGGGCTTACTACATCCTCCGTCTCCCTTGGGTGGGGTTTAATAAGCTGTGTTCCTGTTGAATCTTTTGCCGCCTGGTTTTGATCCTCAGGTTTCAGGGCAGCAGCAGAGATACAGAGGGGCATGGATCTCACTCAAAAAGCCAGTCAGGGAGTTGAGGCCTCAGTTGGCCAAGAAATTGGTGCTCTTGTGAATTAGTATTCTCTCACACCATGTTCCGGCAGCATGCGCGTGATTAACAGAAGCATAGAGGTCTGTGCCATCCTGCTGGGGGTGTGTTCTCGCCCCTCTTCTGGAACCAGTCCACTTTGTGTCTCTTGCCTCACATTCCCTTTGCATCTTAGGTCCAAGCCCAGGTGATCCAAGAGACCATCGTGCCCAAAGAACCCCCTCCTGAGTTTGAGTTCATCGCAGACCCCCCCTCCATCTCAGCCTTCGACCTGGACGTGGTGAAGCTGACGGCTCAGTTTGTGGCCAGGAATGGCCGCCAGTTTCTGACCCAGCTGATGCAGAAAGAGCAGCGCAACTACCAGTTTGACTTCCTTCGCCCGCAACACAGCCTCTTCAACTACTTCACGAAGCTGGTGGAACAGTACACCAAGGtgcctgggcagggcaggggctgggttctgggcctggccagggaagGGAGGCATCTTACCATTAGCACTCTCTCCACTCACTGTCTGCAAGGACACCACTCCTTTGTGGGACCCTCAGGCAGATGTTAAAAATCCCAATTCAGTATAAAGTCTTGATTTCTATTCAGTTTTCCTGTTAAATGCAACATAGACTGCTATTTCTAAAGGGAAAGGAAACACATAATTGGTAACTGCCATTAGGTGAGTGCCTGCTGTATGACAAGGGCCAGTGGTGCTAGCCACTTAGGAGGATGTTTAAAGTTTCAGTTGCCTGGATCAGGGCCTGAGAAGGAGGCCTTAATAATTGCCTCCTGATTACCTAATGTAGTAGTCCTCACAGGAGTCCGTAAGGTAAGTGCTTTCCTCCCTGTCTCAAAAGCAGAAACaagctcagagagatgaagtacTTAGTCATAGTCTCTCAGCTAATAAGTAGCAGTACTGAGATTTAAACCAGCGTTTGACTCTAAAACCTATACTGTTTTTCACCCTAAAAAGTATCTTGAGTTACAAATATCATTTAAATAGATATTGGGAAAATATTTAACATGAGTAGGTATAGCCAGTACTTATATAGAatcttctcatttaatccttagtaGTCCGTAAGGTAGCCACTcttattatattcattttgcagaagaggaaactgaggcacagagaagttaacttGGCCAGGGTCACATAGCTAGGAGgttgcagagctgggacttgagttCTGGCATTTTAATTCCAGACCCTTAGATCTTAATTACCATGCTACACTGTTGCAATCAAGATTCCGGACAAGTCAGTAGtggtatttaaaataaatcagatcaCTGATTTATTGCCAAATAAGCTGGTATAGATTTGCCTGTGGCACATTTTTCTTGCTACACACATGGTGAAGGTTGTCTTCCCTTTTTTGTGGCATGGTCTGCACATCTGTTTTTGATATCTAGAGGCACTATGTTAAAGATTTGACTTGAAAGGTTATGTAATGATTTCCTCTTAACTTCGTTCACTCTAAGTATGTAACTAGAAAGAATTACAGAAATGTTTGTGTTTAGAAAAGGGCTAAGTCCAGAAGCTAAGACAGTAGCTAAAATAACACTCATTCAAGGCCCAAGGGTTACTGTAATTACACAGTATCAATTTTTAAGTGAGCCCTGGGTTAATCTCCCTTGTGGCCTGCTTCCAGGGTTAAAGGTTCCCCagattccatttgtgtgtgtgtgtgtgtgtgtgtgtgtgtgtgtgtgttttaatcccCAATTTCCCTCTTATATTGGTCAGGATCCTCCAGAAAACCAGTgggggattgtgtgtgtgtgtgtgtgtgtgtcacacacacacagaagtgatTTATTTTAAGTAATTGGCTCACACAatatggaggctggcaagtccaaactCTGCAGGCTGGGCCAGGAGACTAGAGATCCAAGGGAGAGCCAGCATTATAGTTTTAAGTCCAAAGACCAGGCTGGAGAATCCTCTCTTCCTGTGAAGAGgtcaggtttttttgttgttgttcttgtttcttttcaggccttcaactgactgGATGAGGCCCAACCACACTGGAGGGCCCAGATCCCTTTATAGTCTGTTAACTTTCCTATGACTTCTTCCTCAGAAACTTGGGTATTGACATTTAGGACTCTGTTCTGAGGGCACTGGTGTCTGTCTCTAGCCATGGGAACTCTAGGGGCAGATGGATTCCCGGGGAAGAGGTACAGGGAGGATGGAGTGGAGCTGAGCTGCTTTCCCAGTGACAGTAGGTACTGTTGGGGCAGTTGGACAGACTGACTGTTTTGAAAAAAGCCAGTGTTCGTTCTCAGCAAATATGCTTTGAGTGTCAGAGACTGTTATGATCCAAGGACAGAAATCTCTTGTCTTTGTGGAGACTGGTCTAGCAAGGGGGCAACAAGCAAGTATAATGTCAGTGTATGTCAGATAGAGATACATACTGTGGAGGAAATGCTAAAGAGGAAGCAGGGGATGGAAATCTAGGGAAATGGGGCCTGTCTTCAATAAAGTCATCAGGGGGTCTGGTGGCATGCAGGGGAGGGTAGGGGCCAATCTGCCCCCTGAGAGCGTTCGTTGCTGACTGTGTTGGGTGAGCTGGTAGTGGTTTTGCATACTTTCCTGCTAATCTTTGCAACTTTTTTAGTTAACAGTGCCAAGTTTTGTGGTGGTGTCACCATTTTGTAGAAGGAGACCAAGttacagaggttaagtaacttgcccaaagtccaaGTGGAGCTGGGACTGGGTCCCAAAATCCCTTGCTCTCCTTTCTCCTGTGCCTTTTCCACAGGCCCAGGAAGGCCACTTCTTTGTCCTGTGTTGTGCTGCATTGATGGTTGCTTTAACTGTTCTGTGTTTCAGATCTTGATTCCACCCAAAGGCTTATTTACCAAGCtgaagaaagaagcagagaaCCCCCGGGAAGTTTTGGACCAGGTAAATTGAATTTCTTATTATCAGTTGCTGTGGTGAAAGTTCTGTTGTGTGTTTGGAAGTAGTGTCCGAGTCAGTACGTTGTTATGCTCCAGACACAGTAGTGGTGGGAAGAAAGGCCGGGAGGCTACAAAGACCAAAGAAACCTAGATTCTCTGCTCCCCAACTTTCTGCTTTGCTCTCCGCTTCTCTCagtctcctctttccttcccttactAAGAAACCAGCTTTTGAAGGGGTGATAACTGTCTTTTGAAGCCCCAGGTTTTTAGAGTCAAGGAGAGAAGGCATATTGGTGTGGCAGTTCTGGATGGTTGCTTGAAGACTTCTGTTTTGCAGGCTCTCAGACTGCTGCTGCTTTTGTGGGCACTTGGTTGTCACACAGACTTCCTGGGAGGGAGTTGCTCACCCCTCGCCAACTCAAGCAGAAAGCGTTGAGGTTATAACAAGCAGCTGCCCTTGGGGCCCAGACAGAAGTTCTCTGGCATTTCAGATTTTCATCCTGTCCAAACTCTGGGCCTGACTGAAACCAGATACAAATACCACCGTTTGCTCCAGGAAGTTCCCCTTGTCGGCAGAGCAGCCTCCTGTTCTGAAGGAGATGCTGGCTTTGGTGAAGGCCTGGAGATGATAGCTTCATCAGGAGCAGACCCTGAGTCAGCTCAGCACTGCTGTTTTCCCCTCCCTTCAGGTGTGTTACCGGGTGGAGTGGGCCAAGTTTCAGGAGCgtgagaggaagaaggaagaagaggagaaggagaaggagcgGGTAGCCTATGCTCAGATTGACTGGCATGATTTTGTGGTGGTGGAAACGGTGGACTTCCAACCCAACGAGCAAGGTGGGTCTGTGAGGAAGGTGGATCTGTGACTCCAGTTGGGGAGCCAGAAGCTTGGAGCCGTCCTGAGAGCTCTTGTACAGCTGTCCCCAGGGAGCAGCGGAGTCCCTCAGGGTTCCATCAGTATCATTCATCTCTGCTTCCAAGAGACTTGATTTCTACCACATTGCCCCAGTTAAAcccaattcaacaaatatttaatgtgcCAGACCCTGAGTGGGCCTCTGGAGATAGGAGAGAAGTCAGACAACCCTCAGAGAGCTGACAGTGTAGAGAGGGCAGATAGATGGCCTTTGATCAAGACCATCTGTGGAGGCCTCCCTTTGACACTGGCTTACCCTTTGCCAGGGAacttccctcctcccaccaccccgGAGGAACTAGGGGCCCGAATCCTCATTCAGGAGCGCTATGAGAAGTTTGGGGAGAGTGAGGAAGTTGAGATGGAGGTCGAGTCTGATGAGGAGGACGAGAAACAGGAGAAGGCAGAGGAGCCTCCTTCCCAGCTGGACCAGGATACCCAAGTGCAAGACATGGATGAGGTATGTTCCTGGAAGGGCCTGCGGAGTGACTTTTTCCCCTGGAACCCAAGGAGATGGGAGTGCTCACCTCCAGAGTTAGAGGCCCAGGTCCCTTGTGAACCTCAAAAGGAAGCGTAGGTCCTGAATAAGGCATCCTGGTTGAGCAGCTGCGCAAGTCCAGGCAGCACAGAGCGTCTTTCCAGCTCGGGCAACAAAGATTCATTCACAATCAAGGGTCTGAAAGCTGTGCTGGCCCTGTTCTGTGACCTCCCTCCTTTGCCCAAAGGCCCTGCTCCCTACTGCCTCCAGGCTGGCTCTCAGTTAGGGGACCCTCTACACCCCGTTCTTGGATGCTTTTGAGCTTAGGCCCAAAATCATCAGCAATTCCCAGAGCTTTTCTAAGTGTAGCCTGTGCTTCCTTTCGGCCGCCTCTATCCCCTTCGAGCCAGAGTCTCCAGAGCCAAGCTGCTTTCCTCCCCTTGGAAAGAATTTGTGTGCAGCCTGAGAAGAAAGGCCCCTGTGTCTGTGGGAATtgactttttctctccctcccagtATTGCTCCTTGAGCGGCTACCACTGAGCGCTGACTTGCCCCCCGTGTCCCTCCCCAGCATGTTAAGTGCCCTTGGCCTCCTGGGACTGCCTGGTGCCAGCTGCTGGAAATGCTTGGGCGGAGTGTTAGCACCACGGCCCCCAGTGCTCCCATTCATACTGAGAGGAAGCAGCTTGGCCAGCAGCCGGCTGGCCTCGGCTGCCCTGGGAGGCTTAGCACATGGATGCTGGCTGGCAGGGGCCTAGGCTCCTTGCCACCCTGAGAGCTGCCAGGGCTCAGCTTCAGGGGGGTGGCTTCCCAGTCCCCCTCTGAGTCCTGCCACTGCTTTGCTTTTCAGGGTTCAGATGATGAGGAAGAAGGGCAGaaagtgcccccacccccagagacaCCCATGCCGCCGCCTCTGCCCCCAACTCCAGACCAGGTCATTGTCCGGAAAGACTATGACCCCAAAGGTAGATTCTGCTTTCCTGCCTCCGTGTTTCTCTCCATTTCTAGAAGGGCTGGAGGTGGCTTGTCATAAAGATATTGATAGCCCCTCTCATAGACTTTGTGGTGGGGAATGAAACTTAgtcatttctggtgctctggcGCCTTGTACAGTGCCAGGTACAGTGTGGCACTGAATAGATGGTGCACAGATGAAACTGCATTCTCTTAACCCAGGCGGGCACCCAGTGTTCTCAAGCATCTCTGTTGCCTTTTAGCTTCCAagcccctgcctccagccccagctccagaTGAATACCTTGTGTCCCCCATCACTGGGGAGAAGATCCCTGCCAGCAAAATGCAAGAACACATGCGCATTGGGCT encodes the following:
- the SF3A1 gene encoding splicing factor 3A subunit 1 gives rise to the protein MPAGPVQAVPPPPPAAAEPKQPTEEEASSKEDSTPSKPVVGIIYPPPEVRNIVDKTASFVARNGPEFEARIRQNEINNPKFNFLNPNDPYHAYYRHKVSEFKEGKAQEPSAAIPKVMQQQQQATQQQLPQKVQAQVIQETIVPKEPPPEFEFIADPPSISAFDLDVVKLTAQFVARNGRQFLTQLMQKEQRNYQFDFLRPQHSLFNYFTKLVEQYTKILIPPKGLFTKLKKEAENPREVLDQVCYRVEWAKFQERERKKEEEEKEKERVAYAQIDWHDFVVVETVDFQPNEQGNFPPPTTPEELGARILIQERYEKFGESEEVEMEVESDEEDEKQEKAEEPPSQLDQDTQVQDMDEGSDDEEEGQKVPPPPETPMPPPLPPTPDQVIVRKDYDPKASKPLPPAPAPDEYLVSPITGEKIPASKMQEHMRIGLLDPRWLEQRDRSIREKQSDDEVYAPGLDIESSLKQLAERRTDIFGVEETAIGKKIGEEEIQKPEEKVTWDGHSGSMARTQQAAQANITLQEQIEAIHKAKGLVPEDDTKEKIGPSKPNEIPQQPPPPSSATNIPSSAPPITSVPRPPAMPPPVRTTVVSAVPVMPRPPMASVVRLPPGSVIAPMPPIIHAPRINVVPMPPSAPPIMAPRPPPMIVPTAFVPAPPVAPVPAPAPMPPVHPPPPMEDEPASKKLKTEDSLMPEEEFLRRNKGPVSIKVQVPNMQDKTEWKLNGQVLVFTLPLTDQVSVIKVKIHEATGMPAGKQKLQYEGIFIKDSNSLAYYNMANGAVIHLALKERGGRKK